The sequence GCGGGGATCGTATCAACATCCGATGGCGTTGAGGGCCGGTTGAGTATGGACGACATCTATGAAACGGCGCGGGACTGGCTGCGGACGGTGGTCGCGTTTGGGTCTGAGAATGAGCTGACGGCGGCAGTTAGTTTTGCGGTGATGACGTGGTTCGCGTGGCGGTTCGACGCGGTGCCCTACCTAAGGTTCATCGGCGATTACGGAACAGGGAAGACGACGGCGCTGCGGGCGCTGTCGGCAATATGCTACAGGGCGCTCAATGTGTCGGGGGTGGTCTCGCCGGCGGCGCTGTTCCGTATTGTGAACGGTGTACAAGGGACGTTGATAATCGACGAGGCGGACTACAAGGGGAACGGGCTGGAGAGCCAAATCGTTAAAATCCTGAACCACGGCTACACGCGGGGGGTGTCAATCATCCGGCTGGGACGCCAGTCCGAGCCGCTGGCGTTTCAGGCGTTCGGACCGAAGGTGATCGCGACGCGGCGGGAGTTCAAGGACGAGGCCCTGGAGAGCCGGTGTCTGGATATCCGGATGAAGCGGCAGGCTACGGAAGGATCGATGAAGTTGACCGATGAGGCGGCGCTCAAGCGGGCGCGGGCGATTCGGAACGGGCTGCTGTATTGGCGGCTGCGGGGCGGTGAAAAGGAAGGCAATTGGAGTCTATATCGCCGCGTAGAGGCGGTGAAGCCGAGTGGATATGAAACGCGAGTGCGGCAACTGGCAGATCCGCTCTTTTTCTGCACGCCGGCGGAGCGGCGGCGGGAGATCGAGCAGTTCTTCGAGGTCGTGAACATAGGTTATCTGGAGGCTCGGGACAATGGGCCGGAGGCGCAGGTGAGGAGGATCTTGCAGAAGGAACTGAAGCAAATGAACCACAAATTGACGCTGGCACAACTTTATGGGCAGTTGACCTATGCGTGTCGGGTGAAGAACTCAAGCCGGAAGATCGCGCGGATCGCCGAGACGCTGGGGTGCGAGAAGCGGCATGGGAGGGATGGGGTGGTGTTCTATTTTCTTCGGAATTAGGAATTAAGAATTAAGAATTTAGAATGATGAAGATTATAGCGGGAGGAACTAGAGTTCACGTCTTCAGCGTGGAGAGGGACATTCACAGCGGATTAAGCGGATGAAGCAGATATGGGAGCGATCTTATCAGTGAAAGTTAAGCCGGGGGGAGCAAACTTGCGCCATTCGCCGCAAGGCTCGATTTTGACCCTGAATGTTGGGTTGTCCAAAGAGCCGTGAATCCAGATGAAGAGTTTAGCATTCCAAGGCACTTTGGAGGGATCGGGGAAGTCGGCAGGATTGTACTCGTAAATCTCGTAAGTGGTTTCGCAGTAATCCTCACCGCTGCGCAGACTGGCGCGGACAAGGATTTACTACTATCAGCCCGGGTGGACGGCATAACTAAGGTATGAGGAGGGGATTATGCAGCTGGTTTTTCGCCAGCATAACAATTTAAGGAATATCTAGCCTGAGTGTAATCAGATTATTGAAACATCTCCTTTGGGTTTGGTCCAAATCGATTGTGGCCGGGCTTGCTGTCTTGCACTAAATAGGCCAATATTATTAACCCCAATAATGGTATAAAGCATATTAGCATCCACCAGCCAGTTCGATCAGTATCATGGAGTCGACGAACACCTGCTGCGATTCCTGGAATTAAGGTGGCCACGACGTAGAATTCACTGAGTAATCCAATACCGAATTCCTCGCTGTATAATCCGACTACGACATCGATTACGTATGCTACGATGTAGAAGAGGGAATTGAATAGTGCGAAGTACCAATACTCCTTCCTCCTCGCTCGT is a genomic window of Calditrichota bacterium containing:
- a CDS encoding ATP-binding protein, producing the protein MDKVDKAGVSDGAVRVEAGAEKISVMPFYALRKGKPFVEYIDGNEAGCFVVNDGGELKYGHRVSIGGEEMVLRSEYRKLAEAGIVSTSDGVEGRLSMDDIYETARDWLRTVVAFGSENELTAAVSFAVMTWFAWRFDAVPYLRFIGDYGTGKTTALRALSAICYRALNVSGVVSPAALFRIVNGVQGTLIIDEADYKGNGLESQIVKILNHGYTRGVSIIRLGRQSEPLAFQAFGPKVIATRREFKDEALESRCLDIRMKRQATEGSMKLTDEAALKRARAIRNGLLYWRLRGGEKEGNWSLYRRVEAVKPSGYETRVRQLADPLFFCTPAERRREIEQFFEVVNIGYLEARDNGPEAQVRRILQKELKQMNHKLTLAQLYGQLTYACRVKNSSRKIARIAETLGCEKRHGRDGVVFYFLRN
- a CDS encoding DUF805 domain-containing protein, which gives rise to MNWYFEALKKYATFEGRARRKEYWYFALFNSLFYIVAYVIDVVVGLYSEEFGIGLLSEFYVVATLIPGIAAGVRRLHDTDRTGWWMLICFIPLLGLIILAYLVQDSKPGHNRFGPNPKEMFQ